AGATTGAGCAACCGGATCGCGTGGTCCTCGGTCAGGTAGGTGCCGGCCCGAACCTTGGCCCCGGCCAAGCGATCTCCGTACTCCTTGACCATCGGGATCACCGTCTCGGGCTTGATGCCGGCCACACCGGCGCCGCCGCCGATGCTCACCCGCTCATTGCCCAGCGTCGCGCGCGCCACGGTCCAGCCGGTGTTGGGTTCGCCCACCACATCCTCGTCGGGGACGAAGACGTCGTTGAAGAACACCTCGTTGAACTCCGAGCCGCCGGTGATCATCCGCAGCGGCCGGACCTCGACGCCGGGGGCCTTCATGTCGATGATCACCGTGGTGATGCCGGCGTGCTTGGGCACGTCAGGATCGGTGCGCACGGTGGCCAGGCCGCGACGGCAGTAATGTGCCCCGCTGGTCCACACCTTCTGGCCGTTGATCTTCCACCCACCGTCGACGCGGACCGCCCGGGTCTTCACCGCCGCCGCATCCGAGCCGGCGTCCGGTTCGGAGAACAGCTGGCACCAGATCTCGTCGCGGCGCAGCGCCTTTTCGACGAATCGTTCGATCTGCGAAGGGGTTCCGTGCTGGATGAGCGTCAGGATCACCCAGCCGGTGATGCCGTAGTCCGGGGCCTTGACGCCGGCGGCCCGGAACTCCTCGTCGATCACCAGCTGCTCGATGGCGTCGGCGGCCCGGCCCCACGGCTTAGGCCAGTGCGGCATCACGTATCCGGTGGCGATCAGCCGGTCCAACCGCGCGTCCTCGTCGAGCTCGGCGAGTTCGGCGGCGTCCGTACGGACGCTCACCCGCAACTCCTCGGCCTCGGGCGGCAGGTCGAGGCTGTTGGCGCGGCGCACCCCGTCGGCGGTCAGGTCGAAGACGTCGCCGGCCGGCCCGTCGCCGCCCAGCACCGCCCGCAGCGTCATTGCGCGCCGCAGGTGCAGGTGCGCGTCGTGCTCCCAGGTGAAGCCGATGCCGCCGTGCACCTGGATGTTCAGTTCGGCGTTGCGCACGTAGGCGGCCAGCGCCGAGACCGCCGCGGCGGCGGCCATCAGGGCGAACTCCTGATCGGAATCCTGTTGGGCGCGAGCGGCATCCCAGACCAGCGCCACCGCCGACTCAGCGCCGACGGCCATGTTGGCGCAATGATGCTTGACGGCCTGGAAGGTGGCGATGGTGCGGCCGAACTGC
This DNA window, taken from Mycolicibacterium sp. MU0050, encodes the following:
- a CDS encoding acyl-CoA dehydrogenase gives rise to the protein MGIALTDDHRELAGVARGFLSAQKARAAARELLDAADEARPPFWSELAELGWLGLHIDEEHGGSGFGLPELVVVIEELGRAIAPGPFVPTVVASAVIDRTGSADQKARLLPGLIDGSVTAAVGVGGAVSVEGDRANGSAGVVLGAGLADLLLLVSGDDVVIVERDRAGVTVEVPDNLDPTRRSGRVRLEDVAVGSQDILTGARSCALAHARALFAAEAVGGAGDCVDAAVEYAKVRQQFGRTIATFQAVKHHCANMAVGAESAVALVWDAARAQQDSDQEFALMAAAAAVSALAAYVRNAELNIQVHGGIGFTWEHDAHLHLRRAMTLRAVLGGDGPAGDVFDLTADGVRRANSLDLPPEAEELRVSVRTDAAELAELDEDARLDRLIATGYVMPHWPKPWGRAADAIEQLVIDEEFRAAGVKAPDYGITGWVILTLIQHGTPSQIERFVEKALRRDEIWCQLFSEPDAGSDAAAVKTRAVRVDGGWKINGQKVWTSGAHYCRRGLATVRTDPDVPKHAGITTVIIDMKAPGVEVRPLRMITGGSEFNEVFFNDVFVPDEDVVGEPNTGWTVARATLGNERVSIGGGAGVAGIKPETVIPMVKEYGDRLAGAKVRAGTYLTEDHAIRLLNLRRAVRSIEGAGPGPEGNITKLKLAEHMGEYAGIAGALTGADLALADGPTALVAQLAMGARGMAIAGGTSEVTRNQIAERILGMPRDPLIK